A single genomic interval of Methylosinus sp. LW4 harbors:
- a CDS encoding efflux RND transporter permease subunit encodes MNFSAPFIHRPVATTLLAAALFLMGAIGYAFLPVASLPAVDMPVIGVGAFRPGADPSTMAASVAAPLERRLATISGLTELTSSSSPSSTQITLQFDMNRNIDAAARDVQAALNAAATDLPTDLSALPSFRKSNAAASPILILALTSDNLPTTSLYDVADTVIAQRISQVPGVAEVKVAGAEQPAIRVQIDPARLATMGLGVDAVANAILSANVRSPLGAFDGATMATTLGASDELSSPEEFRNIVLRAQNGAIVRLSDVATVERGTRSRTTAGWFNGKPAVLLVITKQANANVVQVADRVKALLPELERWIPAGVSIAIQSDRTVSIRSSVRDVQHTLALSVALVMLVVFVFLKRATPVVAAGVTVPLSLVGAGAAMWLAGFSLDNISLMALTISVGFVVDDAIVMIENIASYSEKGLGRLEAALAGARQIGFTVIAISLSLVTVFIPLKFLDGPTGRVLAEFAFTLSFAIAISTVVSLTVTPMVCAWFPGGRNARPSESGESDGLLARTEAFYLESLRSIIAHPWLGPAAVAVSIAATIYLYGVIPKGNLPPDDTGLINATTEVSADTSFVEMARLQKLVAEIVASDPDVVAVGSSIGGSSGLTSSTNQGRMYISLKPAGERIVTTFDVIARLRRQMADVTGIGVFMVPAQDMRVGGRQSKGQYQFTLWDSSVDELNEWTPKVLQRLRAIPQIVDVSTDRQSGALKSDIIIDRVAASRLGVSISAIDAALNSYFGQRQDNLIYTQRNQYRVIMEALPARQRDPSDLSQIYVSGANGTQAPLTAVARIERGSTPLVVNHQGVVPAVTISYNIAPGHTLDAATAAVRRAADEMQLPNGLRADFAGDAADFRKVADGMAKLILLSLLCVYIILGVLYESVIHPITIISTLPSAGLGALLALRAFDIEFTVIAFIGILLLIGVVKKNGIMLVDFALQAEREKMLSHEEAVLLAAKERLRPILMTTFAAMLGALPLAMATGIGAEMRRPLGVTIVGGLALSQLLTLYTTPIIYLLMSRLQRKRERAFPALGRVGSTNAGVAAARLEAPQSRAARG; translated from the coding sequence ATGAACTTCTCGGCTCCCTTCATACACCGTCCGGTCGCGACAACGCTGCTCGCAGCGGCGCTTTTCCTCATGGGCGCTATCGGCTACGCATTTCTTCCGGTCGCCAGCCTGCCGGCGGTCGACATGCCGGTGATCGGCGTCGGCGCCTTTCGGCCGGGCGCCGATCCTTCCACGATGGCCGCCTCGGTCGCGGCACCCTTGGAGCGTCGACTGGCCACGATTTCCGGCCTCACCGAGCTCACTTCGTCGAGTTCGCCCAGCTCGACGCAGATCACGCTGCAATTCGACATGAATCGAAACATCGACGCCGCGGCGCGCGACGTTCAGGCGGCGCTCAACGCCGCAGCGACCGACCTGCCCACCGATCTCTCGGCTTTGCCGTCGTTCCGCAAATCCAATGCGGCCGCCTCGCCCATTCTCATCCTCGCGCTCACGTCGGACAATTTGCCGACGACGTCCCTCTACGACGTCGCCGATACGGTGATCGCGCAAAGAATATCGCAAGTTCCCGGCGTCGCAGAAGTCAAGGTCGCCGGCGCGGAGCAGCCGGCGATCCGTGTGCAGATCGACCCCGCGCGCCTCGCGACAATGGGATTGGGCGTCGATGCGGTCGCGAACGCCATCCTCTCCGCCAATGTTCGATCGCCTCTCGGGGCTTTCGATGGAGCGACGATGGCGACGACGCTCGGAGCGAGCGATGAATTGTCGAGCCCCGAGGAATTTCGCAACATCGTCCTGCGTGCGCAAAATGGCGCCATCGTGCGGCTGAGCGATGTCGCGACTGTCGAACGCGGCACGCGAAGCCGGACGACAGCGGGCTGGTTCAACGGCAAGCCCGCGGTCTTGCTCGTCATCACCAAGCAGGCCAACGCCAATGTTGTGCAAGTCGCGGACCGCGTCAAAGCATTGCTGCCGGAGCTCGAGAGATGGATTCCGGCTGGAGTTTCCATCGCCATTCAATCGGACCGCACCGTCTCCATTCGCTCGAGCGTGAGGGACGTCCAGCATACGCTCGCTTTGTCGGTCGCGCTCGTCATGCTCGTGGTCTTCGTCTTTCTGAAACGCGCGACGCCCGTTGTCGCCGCCGGCGTCACTGTTCCCCTGTCGCTGGTGGGAGCCGGCGCGGCCATGTGGCTCGCAGGATTTTCTCTCGACAATATTTCGTTGATGGCGCTGACGATTTCGGTCGGCTTCGTCGTCGACGACGCAATCGTCATGATCGAGAATATCGCGAGCTACTCGGAGAAGGGATTGGGCCGGCTGGAGGCGGCGCTCGCGGGAGCGCGGCAGATCGGCTTCACCGTGATCGCTATCAGCCTCTCGCTGGTCACGGTCTTCATCCCGCTGAAGTTTCTGGACGGTCCAACCGGGCGCGTTTTGGCAGAATTCGCATTCACGCTCAGCTTTGCGATCGCGATATCGACCGTCGTCTCATTGACGGTCACGCCTATGGTCTGCGCTTGGTTTCCCGGCGGGCGAAATGCTCGGCCCTCGGAAAGCGGCGAGAGCGACGGGCTCCTCGCGCGGACGGAAGCCTTCTATCTCGAGAGCTTGAGGTCGATCATCGCGCATCCCTGGCTCGGACCGGCGGCCGTCGCCGTCAGTATCGCCGCGACGATCTATCTTTACGGCGTCATCCCCAAGGGAAATCTGCCGCCGGACGACACAGGGCTGATCAATGCGACGACGGAGGTCTCCGCCGACACGTCATTCGTCGAAATGGCGCGGCTGCAGAAGCTCGTGGCCGAGATCGTGGCCTCCGATCCAGATGTCGTCGCTGTCGGCTCGTCGATCGGCGGCTCCTCTGGCCTCACCTCGTCGACCAATCAGGGCAGGATGTACATCAGCCTGAAGCCGGCGGGCGAGCGCATCGTCACGACTTTCGACGTGATCGCGCGGTTGAGGCGGCAAATGGCGGACGTCACCGGAATCGGCGTCTTCATGGTCCCGGCGCAGGACATGAGAGTCGGCGGCCGGCAGAGCAAAGGCCAATATCAATTCACCCTCTGGGACTCGTCCGTCGATGAATTGAACGAATGGACTCCGAAAGTTCTGCAGCGGCTCCGCGCGATTCCGCAGATCGTCGACGTTTCGACGGATAGGCAATCCGGCGCGTTGAAGAGCGACATAATCATCGATCGCGTCGCGGCGTCGCGGCTCGGCGTGTCGATTTCCGCGATCGACGCGGCGCTCAACAGCTATTTCGGCCAGAGGCAGGACAATCTGATCTACACACAGCGCAATCAGTATCGCGTGATCATGGAGGCGCTCCCCGCGCGGCAACGTGATCCGAGCGACCTTTCGCAGATTTATGTGTCGGGCGCGAATGGAACTCAGGCGCCGCTCACCGCTGTCGCGCGAATAGAGAGAGGCTCGACGCCTCTGGTCGTGAACCACCAAGGCGTCGTTCCGGCTGTCACGATCTCCTATAATATCGCGCCGGGGCATACGCTCGATGCGGCGACGGCGGCGGTGCGACGCGCCGCCGACGAAATGCAGCTCCCCAACGGGCTGAGAGCGGATTTTGCCGGCGACGCCGCCGATTTTCGCAAGGTCGCGGACGGCATGGCCAAGCTCATTCTGCTGTCGTTATTGTGCGTCTATATCATACTGGGCGTTCTCTATGAGAGCGTCATACATCCGATCACGATCATATCGACCTTGCCGTCCGCCGGCCTCGGAGCGCTGTTGGCGCTACGAGCTTTCGATATCGAATTCACCGTCATCGCCTTCATCGGCATTCTGCTGCTGATCGGCGTCGTCAAAAAGAACGGCATCATGCTGGTCGACTTCGCGCTGCAAGCCGAGCGAGAGAAGATGCTCAGCCACGAGGAGGCCGTGCTGCTCGCCGCAAAGGAGCGTCTGCGGCCGATTCTCATGACGACCTTCGCAGCCATGCTCGGCGCGCTGCCGCTCGCTATGGCCACGGGCATAGGCGCGGAAATGCGCCGCCCGCTCGGAGTGACGATCGTCGGAGGTCTGGCGCTCAGCCAATTGCTGACGCTCTACACGACTCCGATCATCTATCTTCTCATGAGCCGGCTCCAAAGAAAGCGCGAGCGCGCCTTTCCGGCGCTCGGACGCGTCGGCTCGACGAACGCGGGCGTCGCCGCTGCTCGCCTCGAGGCTCCGCAGAGCAGAGCGGCGCGAGGCTGA
- a CDS encoding aliphatic sulfonate ABC transporter substrate-binding protein: MKQSSVDRRTILLLAAAAISASSLHAATDEKPKQLVIGYQKFGVLLVAKAQRLLEKRFEPNGVTIKWVEFPFGPPMLEALGAGAIDYGFTGDAPPIFAQAAHGRLTYVAAIPANAYGQGVVTPRHSAIAGVADLKGKRIGVAKGSSAHNLLVSTLESANLAFDDVTPVYLAPADAAAAFTRGAIDAWSIWDPYLAIAELNAGARQLEIDAAAAAQSSFFLANADFAARYPALVDEINDEIAKAAAWAAAHRAEVAALYAAASGVPLAAQRKSVDRAEFALVSLDDAIIAEQQRVADRFLRLGLIPAHLDIRDIVWKHKPAG, encoded by the coding sequence ATGAAACAGTCGAGCGTCGATCGCCGGACAATTCTCTTGCTCGCGGCCGCAGCGATCTCGGCGAGCTCTCTTCACGCCGCGACGGACGAAAAGCCGAAGCAGCTGGTGATCGGCTATCAAAAATTCGGCGTGCTTCTGGTCGCCAAAGCGCAGAGGCTGTTGGAGAAGCGCTTCGAGCCGAACGGCGTGACGATCAAATGGGTCGAATTCCCCTTCGGCCCTCCGATGCTGGAGGCGCTCGGCGCCGGCGCCATCGATTATGGCTTCACGGGCGACGCACCGCCCATTTTCGCGCAAGCGGCGCACGGACGGCTGACCTATGTGGCGGCTATTCCAGCGAACGCCTATGGCCAGGGCGTCGTCACGCCGCGTCATTCGGCCATCGCAGGCGTCGCCGATTTGAAAGGAAAAAGGATCGGCGTCGCCAAAGGCTCGAGCGCGCATAATCTGCTGGTCTCGACGCTCGAGAGCGCAAATCTGGCCTTTGACGACGTCACGCCCGTCTATCTCGCGCCTGCCGACGCCGCCGCGGCCTTCACCCGTGGCGCGATCGACGCGTGGTCGATCTGGGATCCCTATCTCGCCATCGCCGAGCTGAACGCCGGCGCGCGCCAGCTCGAGATCGACGCCGCCGCGGCCGCTCAGAGCAGCTTCTTTCTCGCCAACGCCGATTTCGCGGCGCGATATCCCGCCCTCGTCGACGAGATCAACGACGAGATCGCGAAAGCCGCCGCTTGGGCGGCCGCGCATCGCGCCGAGGTCGCGGCGCTCTACGCCGCGGCGAGCGGCGTTCCGCTCGCCGCGCAACGCAAATCGGTCGACAGAGCCGAATTCGCGCTGGTCTCGCTCGACGACGCCATCATCGCCGAGCAGCAGCGAGTGGCGGATCGCTTCTTGCGTCTCGGGCTGATCCCCGCGCACCTCGACATTCGCGATATCGTCTGGAAGCACAAGCCCGCCGGCTGA
- the ssuD gene encoding FMNH2-dependent alkanesulfonate monooxygenase: protein MTDRPLDMFWFIPVSGDGSYLGSDKGIRYAEFDYMKEIAQAADRLGFAGALLPVGSHCEDPWITAAALAPHTKRLRFLAALRPGLATPTHWARQTAALDRISEGRFLVNVVSGGDPVELAGDGIFLSHDARYAHAAEFLTVFRRLLAGETVDFVGEHIRVEGARLLFPTVQSPLPIWFGGSSDAGLEVAGEHADVYLTWGEPPAQLAEKITAARKRAALRGRTLKFGLRIHIIVRETEREAWDAADRLIAHLSDDAIAAAQRKFALESDSVGQRRMSALHGGRRDRLEIAPNLWAGVGLVRRGAGTALVGDPETVAARLREYQALGIDTVIASGYPHLEEAYKVAELLFPALGIESGRKWSHGTAVGEYGVGSGASPRAAAE, encoded by the coding sequence ATGACCGACCGACCGCTCGATATGTTCTGGTTCATTCCCGTCAGCGGAGACGGCTCCTATCTCGGCTCGGACAAAGGCATTCGCTATGCCGAGTTCGACTATATGAAGGAGATTGCGCAAGCCGCCGACCGCCTGGGATTCGCGGGCGCGCTCCTGCCTGTCGGCAGCCATTGCGAGGATCCGTGGATCACCGCCGCCGCGCTCGCCCCGCATACCAAGCGGCTGCGCTTCCTCGCGGCCTTGCGTCCGGGGCTCGCGACGCCGACCCATTGGGCGCGCCAGACGGCGGCGCTCGATCGCATCAGCGAGGGACGCTTTCTCGTGAATGTCGTCTCTGGCGGAGATCCGGTGGAGCTCGCCGGCGACGGGATTTTTCTCTCCCATGATGCGCGCTACGCCCACGCCGCCGAATTTCTCACTGTCTTTCGCAGGCTGCTCGCCGGCGAGACGGTCGATTTCGTCGGCGAGCATATTCGTGTCGAAGGCGCGCGGCTGCTGTTTCCCACCGTGCAGAGCCCGCTGCCAATTTGGTTCGGCGGCTCGTCGGACGCCGGGCTCGAGGTCGCCGGCGAGCATGCGGACGTCTATCTGACCTGGGGCGAGCCGCCGGCCCAGCTCGCCGAGAAGATCACTGCGGCGAGGAAGCGCGCTGCGCTGCGTGGGCGCACGCTGAAGTTCGGCCTGCGCATTCATATCATCGTGCGCGAGACGGAGCGCGAGGCGTGGGACGCCGCCGACCGGCTCATCGCGCATCTCTCGGACGATGCGATCGCCGCGGCACAGCGCAAATTCGCGCTCGAATCGGACTCCGTCGGCCAAAGGCGGATGAGCGCTCTGCATGGCGGCCGCCGCGATCGCCTAGAGATCGCGCCAAATCTCTGGGCCGGCGTCGGCCTCGTGCGACGCGGCGCCGGCACCGCGCTGGTCGGCGATCCCGAGACGGTCGCCGCGCGCTTGCGAGAGTATCAGGCGCTCGGAATCGATACGGTGATCGCCTCCGGCTATCCGCATCTCGAGGAGGCCTATAAGGTCGCCGAGCTGCTGTTCCCTGCGCTCGGCATTGAAAGCGGCCGCAAATGGTCGCATGGAACTGCAGTCGGAGAATATGGCGTCGGCTCCGGCGCATCGCCGCGCGCCGCCGCAGAGTAG
- a CDS encoding ABC transporter permease subunit codes for MTHSQDASILSSRAPRGGASQRLAWRAILESRAAAWIVPLSIVALWQAVCVMDLTSSTLLPSPMAVLDAAWRLTLTGELPRNLGVSFLRAIGGLAIGGAIGFFFGLANGVSKISEVLADSTLQMARNIPHLALIPLVILWLGIDEEAKLFLVSIGVFFPIYVNTLHGVRSIDPQLLEMARSYGMPSHELFRRVVLPGALPSIFIGIRYALGVMWLTLIVAETIAAQSGLGYMAMQAREFMQVDIVVLSITIYALLGKFADSVARILERSCLAWHPAFQSGRGDRP; via the coding sequence ATGACACATTCGCAGGACGCCTCGATTCTCTCCAGCCGCGCTCCGCGAGGCGGAGCCTCGCAGCGGCTCGCCTGGCGGGCGATTCTCGAATCGAGAGCCGCGGCGTGGATCGTTCCTCTGTCGATCGTCGCCCTCTGGCAGGCTGTCTGCGTCATGGATCTCACGTCTTCGACGCTGCTGCCTTCGCCCATGGCCGTCCTCGACGCCGCGTGGCGACTGACGCTCACGGGCGAGCTGCCGCGCAATCTCGGCGTGAGCTTCCTGCGTGCGATCGGGGGCCTCGCGATCGGCGGAGCGATCGGCTTCTTTTTCGGCTTGGCGAATGGCGTGTCCAAGATCAGCGAGGTCCTCGCCGACTCCACATTGCAGATGGCGCGCAATATTCCGCATCTGGCGCTGATCCCGCTCGTCATCCTCTGGCTCGGCATCGACGAGGAGGCCAAGCTCTTCCTCGTCTCGATCGGCGTCTTCTTCCCGATTTACGTCAACACGCTGCATGGCGTTCGCTCGATCGATCCGCAACTCCTGGAAATGGCGCGCAGCTATGGCATGCCGAGCCACGAGCTGTTCCGACGTGTCGTGCTGCCCGGCGCCTTGCCGTCGATATTCATCGGGATTCGCTATGCGCTCGGCGTCATGTGGCTGACGCTGATCGTCGCCGAGACGATCGCAGCGCAATCAGGGCTCGGCTACATGGCCATGCAGGCGCGCGAATTCATGCAGGTCGATATCGTCGTGCTGTCGATCACGATCTACGCTCTGCTCGGCAAATTCGCGGATTCCGTCGCCCGCATTCTCGAGCGCTCCTGTCTCGCCTGGCACCCCGCATTTCAGAGCGGTCGAGGAGATCGGCCATGA
- a CDS encoding ATP-binding cassette domain-containing protein, which translates to MTLGQSAHEARPSAGAPLRVRNLDKSFGSKRILSNLELDAPAGQFLAIVGRSGCGKSTLLRLIAGLDEKTRGTIAFGEPLVAQARDIVRVMFQEPRLLPWARVLANVEVGLGERRGGAEGRAQALEALRSVGLEDRAEDWPSTLSGGQKQRVAFARALVSRPRLLAFDEPLGALDALTRIEMQRLLESAWLRDGFTALLVTHDVAEAVTLADRIVIIENGAVSRDIAVDLPRPRRRGAVEVAKLEEQILDHLLGDAARRAAE; encoded by the coding sequence ATGACGCTCGGTCAGAGCGCGCATGAGGCGAGGCCCTCCGCCGGGGCGCCGCTGCGCGTGCGCAATCTCGACAAATCCTTCGGCTCCAAGCGCATTTTGAGCAATCTCGAGCTCGACGCGCCCGCCGGTCAGTTCCTGGCGATCGTCGGACGCAGCGGCTGCGGAAAGAGCACGCTGCTGCGTCTGATCGCCGGCCTCGACGAGAAGACCCGCGGGACCATAGCATTCGGAGAGCCGCTGGTCGCGCAAGCGCGCGACATTGTCCGCGTGATGTTTCAGGAGCCGCGTCTCCTGCCTTGGGCGCGCGTGCTTGCCAATGTCGAGGTCGGTCTCGGCGAGCGCCGAGGCGGCGCGGAAGGCCGGGCGCAAGCCCTCGAGGCGCTGCGTTCGGTCGGGCTCGAGGATCGCGCCGAGGATTGGCCGTCGACGCTCTCCGGCGGCCAGAAGCAGCGCGTCGCCTTCGCGCGCGCGCTCGTCAGCCGGCCGCGCCTGCTGGCCTTCGACGAGCCGCTCGGCGCGCTCGACGCTCTCACCCGCATCGAGATGCAGCGCCTGCTGGAATCCGCGTGGTTGCGCGACGGCTTCACGGCTCTGCTGGTGACGCATGACGTCGCCGAGGCCGTCACGCTCGCCGATCGCATCGTGATCATAGAGAATGGCGCGGTCTCGCGGGACATAGCCGTCGATCTGCCGCGTCCTCGCCGTCGCGGCGCGGTCGAGGTCGCGAAGCTCGAGGAGCAGATATTGGATCATCTGCTCGGAGACGCGGCCAGACGCGCCGCCGAGTGA
- a CDS encoding rhodanese-like domain-containing protein, with protein sequence MVEQISARALRARWRAGDEVALFDAREEGPFSRAHPFFAVSLPFAEIEAKAYELAPRLSAKIVVYDDGEGVAERAARRLVDVGYRDVALLEGGLSAYREVGELFRDVNVVSKAFGELVESIRHTPSLSAREVDRLIRDGADAVVLDARRYEEYRTMSIPTAVSAPGAELALRIFDIAPSPDTLVIVNCAGRTRSIIGTQSLIDAAVPNRVAALRNGTIGWTLDGLALDRGQERRFPSISREAHARALAGTRARAARLGVATLDAAGFQAALAERDRRTLYLLDVRSPEEYAVGHASGFRSAPGGQLVQATDEWVAVRGAKIILYDDLEARALSTASWLTQLGWETAVLAPDAVAATDVGPSPRARPPIIVAPGSTISPEELAARRDHVVIVDLSRSPVYRAGHIRGAFWAAAAHLERDLSTLPRDEQVVLVSPDGETALDNLARAQSVARGAVALAGGTQAFGAVTAENPQWLSEPDDSYKRPYEGVDNSRDAMQAYIDWELQLVAQLANDGVANFHVVR encoded by the coding sequence ATGGTGGAGCAGATTTCGGCGCGAGCGCTTCGCGCGCGCTGGCGGGCGGGTGACGAGGTCGCGCTGTTCGACGCGCGTGAGGAAGGGCCTTTCTCGCGCGCGCATCCGTTCTTCGCCGTCTCGCTGCCCTTCGCCGAGATCGAGGCGAAAGCCTATGAGCTCGCCCCGCGCCTGTCGGCGAAGATCGTCGTCTATGACGATGGCGAGGGAGTCGCGGAGCGTGCTGCGCGCCGTCTCGTCGACGTCGGCTATCGCGATGTCGCCCTTCTCGAAGGAGGGCTTTCCGCCTATCGCGAGGTCGGCGAGCTGTTCCGCGACGTCAATGTCGTGTCGAAGGCTTTCGGCGAGCTGGTCGAATCTATTCGCCACACGCCGTCATTGTCGGCGCGCGAGGTCGATCGCCTCATTCGCGATGGCGCCGACGCCGTGGTGCTCGACGCGCGCCGCTACGAGGAATATCGCACGATGAGCATTCCGACGGCGGTGAGCGCGCCGGGCGCCGAGCTCGCATTGCGCATCTTCGACATTGCGCCGTCGCCGGACACGCTGGTCATCGTCAATTGCGCTGGACGCACGCGCTCGATCATCGGGACGCAGAGCCTCATCGACGCCGCCGTTCCCAATCGCGTCGCCGCGCTCCGCAATGGCACGATCGGCTGGACTCTCGACGGGCTGGCGCTCGACCGCGGACAGGAGCGGCGCTTCCCGTCGATCAGCCGAGAGGCGCATGCCCGCGCGCTCGCCGGAACGCGCGCTCGCGCAGCGCGCCTCGGCGTCGCCACGCTGGACGCCGCCGGCTTTCAGGCCGCGCTCGCCGAGCGCGACAGGCGCACGCTCTATCTGCTCGATGTGCGCTCGCCGGAGGAATATGCGGTGGGCCATGCGTCCGGCTTTCGTTCCGCGCCCGGCGGTCAGCTCGTTCAGGCCACGGATGAATGGGTCGCCGTGCGCGGCGCGAAGATCATCCTGTATGACGATCTCGAAGCGCGCGCTCTCTCCACGGCTTCATGGCTGACGCAGCTCGGCTGGGAAACGGCCGTGCTCGCGCCGGATGCGGTCGCGGCGACGGATGTCGGCCCCTCGCCGCGGGCTCGTCCGCCGATCATCGTCGCGCCGGGCTCGACGATCTCGCCGGAGGAGCTCGCGGCTCGCCGCGACCATGTCGTCATCGTCGATCTCTCGCGCAGCCCCGTCTATCGCGCGGGCCATATTCGTGGCGCTTTTTGGGCCGCCGCGGCGCATCTCGAGCGTGATCTTTCGACGCTGCCGCGTGACGAGCAGGTCGTGCTGGTCTCGCCCGATGGAGAGACCGCGCTGGACAATCTCGCGCGGGCGCAGAGCGTGGCGCGCGGCGCGGTCGCGCTGGCCGGCGGAACGCAGGCTTTCGGCGCGGTCACGGCGGAGAATCCGCAATGGCTCAGCGAGCCGGACGACAGCTACAAGCGCCCCTATGAAGGCGTCGACAATTCACGCGACGCGATGCAGGCCTATATCGATTGGGAGCTGCAGCTCGTCGCGCAGCTCGCCAATGACGGCGTCGCCAATTTTCATGTCGTGCGATAG